One genomic region from Nostoc sphaeroides encodes:
- a CDS encoding lipid-A-disaccharide synthase, whose translation MTQVDILILSNGPGEVTTWVRPVVKALRQKFGDDRNQVRISVVLSPCSNASGKEAAIALSYPEVDRVQGAEHFWQFLLWGKTFENWDWRSHGVVVFLGGDQIFPVVIGKKLGYRTVVYAEWQARWHKWIDRFGVMKPEVAARVPQKYAHKFTVVGDLMVEAQEEVSTPYSRSATLTASLLPTPHPPIIGLLPGSKAAKLAQGVPLCLAIAQYIYAKRPQTKFVIPVAPTLDLQTLASFADPKNNSIAEIFGFGGADLIIPEDASSKALLKTTTGLTVELWQENPAYHLLSQCCICLTTVGANTAELGALGVPMIVLLPTQQLDAMRAWDGLPGLLANLPGVGTPFTKVINWLFLRFVRRKGLLAWPNIWAQEEIVPELMGKLQPQEIGEMVLDFLAHPEKLVDIRAKLRKIRGESGAAQKIATLVREEIVK comes from the coding sequence ATGACTCAAGTAGATATTCTCATCCTTTCAAATGGCCCTGGTGAGGTAACAACCTGGGTGCGCCCAGTAGTAAAAGCGTTACGGCAAAAATTCGGCGATGACCGAAATCAAGTGAGGATCAGTGTAGTTCTATCGCCTTGCTCAAATGCTAGTGGAAAAGAAGCTGCGATCGCTCTTTCTTACCCAGAAGTAGATAGAGTACAAGGAGCAGAGCATTTTTGGCAATTTTTGCTTTGGGGTAAAACCTTTGAGAATTGGGATTGGAGAAGTCACGGTGTAGTTGTGTTTCTCGGTGGCGATCAAATTTTCCCCGTAGTCATAGGCAAAAAGCTGGGATATCGCACAGTAGTTTACGCCGAATGGCAAGCCCGTTGGCATAAGTGGATTGATCGCTTTGGCGTGATGAAACCTGAAGTTGCTGCCCGTGTCCCCCAGAAATATGCTCACAAATTTACCGTTGTCGGTGATTTGATGGTAGAAGCACAAGAAGAAGTCAGCACTCCCTACTCCCGTTCGGCTACGCTCACGGCAAGCCTACTCCCTACTCCCCACCCCCCAATCATTGGTTTACTCCCTGGATCAAAAGCGGCAAAATTAGCCCAAGGAGTGCCATTATGTTTAGCGATCGCTCAATACATTTACGCTAAAAGGCCCCAAACTAAATTTGTGATTCCTGTAGCCCCAACTTTGGATTTACAAACTTTAGCTAGTTTTGCTGATCCCAAAAATAACTCTATTGCTGAAATCTTTGGCTTTGGCGGTGCTGATTTAATTATCCCAGAAGACGCTAGCAGTAAGGCATTGCTCAAAACAACAACGGGCTTAACTGTGGAACTGTGGCAAGAAAACCCTGCATATCACTTATTATCCCAGTGCTGCATCTGCTTGACTACAGTGGGGGCAAACACTGCTGAACTCGGTGCTTTAGGAGTACCAATGATTGTTTTGTTGCCAACACAGCAACTTGATGCCATGCGTGCTTGGGATGGTTTACCTGGGTTGCTGGCAAATCTACCAGGTGTAGGTACGCCCTTTACCAAGGTAATTAATTGGTTATTCCTAAGATTTGTCAGACGCAAAGGTTTATTAGCATGGCCAAATATCTGGGCACAGGAAGAGATAGTTCCAGAACTTATGGGTAAACTTCAACCGCAAGAAATTGGGGAAATGGTTTTAGACTTTTTGGCGCATCCAGAAAAATTGGTTGATATCCGCGCTAAACTCCGTAAGATTCGTGGCGAAAGCGGTGCAGCCCAAAAGATAGCAACTTTAGTAAGGGAAGAGATTGTTAAATAA
- a CDS encoding ATP-binding protein, giving the protein MPSLKLSLNGLQIVKQARQEKGWTIDNPRWLEEASQILEPGRDWENAEVYAAGISLPTWKRFLQGNAIDASVFKAFCQVLSLNWQDLLERPLNSSLSGKTQIPNIPLFFGRRYELATLTQAIEQGTRLIAITGMGGIGKTAVAAKLAAASESSFQQTLWFGFHLTPPTIDSLPSLPPKTLLVFDGWDRILGGDLRQRAGQYRLEYEFYAGFLRSLVQTNHSSCVILTSREQPEGLNLLSGNGAVIFPLGGLMEGAIELLQHHQLTFDAQQWIALVNQYGGNPLFLNMAANFIHELFAGDVGEFLASGTIVTGEFEPLVAQWLRHISILEQTLIKCLATQVQGLTREEILLHLGNYASNGDILAALLSLKRRALVETIKDGNKERFFLQPVIFKCVQRLFLSKE; this is encoded by the coding sequence ATGCCTAGCCTGAAACTATCGTTGAATGGACTGCAAATTGTCAAACAAGCTCGTCAGGAAAAAGGTTGGACAATTGATAATCCACGCTGGTTAGAGGAAGCAAGTCAAATTCTCGAACCTGGGCGTGACTGGGAAAATGCGGAAGTTTATGCAGCAGGTATATCTTTACCGACATGGAAACGCTTTCTCCAAGGTAATGCCATTGATGCTTCTGTATTCAAAGCGTTTTGTCAAGTTTTGAGTTTGAATTGGCAAGACTTGCTCGAACGTCCCCTCAATTCGTCTCTATCTGGTAAAACCCAAATCCCAAATATTCCTTTGTTCTTTGGGCGGCGTTATGAACTGGCGACACTCACCCAGGCAATTGAGCAAGGAACGCGCTTGATTGCAATTACCGGAATGGGGGGCATCGGTAAAACGGCAGTAGCAGCAAAACTTGCCGCAGCTTCTGAATCTAGTTTTCAGCAAACTTTGTGGTTTGGGTTTCATTTGACTCCACCAACAATAGATTCGCTTCCGTCTTTACCACCAAAAACTCTGTTAGTTTTTGATGGTTGGGATCGGATTTTAGGTGGTGATCTACGCCAACGCGCGGGGCAATATCGTTTAGAATACGAATTCTACGCTGGTTTTCTGCGATCGCTAGTCCAAACAAATCATTCAAGTTGTGTGATTTTAACCAGTCGAGAACAACCAGAGGGATTAAATCTCTTGAGTGGGAATGGTGCAGTTATTTTCCCACTCGGTGGTTTGATGGAAGGTGCGATCGAGCTTTTGCAGCATCATCAACTCACCTTTGATGCCCAGCAGTGGATTGCCTTGGTAAATCAATATGGTGGCAATCCCTTATTTTTGAACATGGCAGCAAATTTTATTCACGAATTATTTGCTGGGGATGTGGGAGAGTTTTTAGCCTCTGGAACCATAGTTACTGGTGAATTTGAGCCACTAGTGGCGCAATGGTTGAGACATATTTCGATATTGGAACAAACCCTAATCAAGTGTTTGGCTACACAAGTGCAGGGATTAACTCGTGAAGAAATACTATTACACCTGGGAAATTATGCTTCAAATGGAGATATTTTGGCTGCGCTTTTATCCTTAAAGCGCAGGGCATTAGTAGAAACCATCAAAGACGGTAACAAGGAACGCTTTTTTTTACAACCAGTGATTTTCAAATGCGTACAGCGTTTGTTTCTGTCCAAAGAGTAG
- a CDS encoding DUF2207 domain-containing protein translates to MWTKSAQRIVVFCLAFLLSLGFCINHATAQSVPFYWEFINVDIAVQNNGDMLVSETQKYTFTGDYNNQRYRYILIDKVDEITDISVSENGQLLPSETGIENQQFWIRWSHKLKAPESHTFVLKYRVVGGLHVDENDVKVYWKAIFADRQAPIKQAKVRIELPQEVTDSINNYESFGVPAKLRKVDAKTIEFVAQGTIEPQQELEVQVAFNKLGTDIKIPQWQSSNSFNPLIFLGIFIFIIFSIFRGSSGSSSTGSPSGASDGGGGGGDGGGGDGGGGCGGGCGGGCGGGG, encoded by the coding sequence ATGTGGACTAAATCAGCCCAAAGAATTGTTGTATTCTGCTTGGCTTTCTTGCTCAGTCTGGGGTTTTGTATAAATCACGCGACAGCGCAATCAGTACCTTTTTATTGGGAATTTATTAATGTTGATATTGCCGTCCAAAATAACGGTGATATGTTAGTTTCAGAAACTCAAAAATATACATTCACCGGAGATTACAATAATCAACGTTATCGCTACATCCTCATTGATAAAGTAGACGAAATTACCGATATTTCTGTCTCTGAAAATGGTCAATTGCTACCCAGCGAAACAGGTATAGAAAATCAGCAATTCTGGATTCGTTGGTCACATAAACTCAAAGCACCTGAAAGCCATACTTTTGTTTTGAAATATCGCGTTGTTGGTGGATTACATGTAGATGAAAATGATGTAAAAGTATACTGGAAAGCAATCTTTGCTGACCGTCAAGCTCCCATAAAACAGGCAAAAGTGCGAATTGAACTCCCTCAAGAAGTTACTGATAGTATCAATAATTATGAAAGTTTTGGAGTTCCTGCAAAACTTCGCAAAGTCGATGCTAAAACCATTGAGTTTGTTGCTCAAGGAACTATTGAACCACAGCAAGAGTTAGAAGTACAAGTAGCATTTAATAAGTTAGGTACTGACATAAAAATTCCTCAATGGCAAAGTTCAAATTCGTTTAATCCCTTGATTTTTTTGGGAATTTTTATTTTCATAATATTTAGTATATTCCGTGGAAGTTCTGGCAGTAGTTCCACAGGCAGCCCTTCTGGTGCTAGTGACGGAGGTGGTGGTGGCGGTGATGGGGGTGGCGGTGACGGGGGTGGTGGTTGCGGTGGCGGTTGTGGTGGCGGTTGTGGTGGCGGTGGTTAA
- a CDS encoding ankyrin repeat domain-containing protein, whose amino-acid sequence MELLHQKEDIIAHQYRILDTLGQGGSGTTYLAQDLKSTQQVALKALSLHRMTDWKMMELFEREAKILSQLNHPGIPEYLGYFQIETLEDRYFYIAQQLAEGKTLAALVESGWRTSEDEVRRIAIQILEILVYLHSLKPPVVHRDIKPQNIIRRDNGQVFLVDFGAVQHTYYTTFMRGSTVVGTYGYMAPEQFRGQAVPATDLYALGATLLFLLTHCSPADLQSDGLKINFRPRVQISEEFADWLEKMLEPDTEDRFSSAQEAWEVLQGKRKLTVKSNVSVQWKKIVGVAVTAVAVSAITAITLLNSYKENILSSIGFTDIAGETALHLAVEKGNKQVVERLLSKGANVNAKNSDGYTPLHLAAKRGHKDIVELLITKGADVNAKNHNYTVTDLALQQDFVQLEIVRKRDGETPLHCAVKSGYRDIVELLIAKGADVNARTNYENNTPLHFAAEGGNRDIVELLIAKGADVNARADYENNTPLHSAAERGDRYIVELLIAKGADVNAKTRDGKTPLHWAARRGHRDIVELLIAKGADVNARTDYENNTPLHWAVRQGHRDIVKLLIATGADVNARTDYERTPAQQRVESERRKREMNGL is encoded by the coding sequence ATGGAACTGCTGCACCAGAAGGAAGACATCATTGCCCATCAGTATCGGATTCTAGATACTTTGGGACAAGGTGGAAGTGGGACGACATACCTTGCTCAAGACTTAAAAAGCACTCAACAAGTGGCGCTTAAAGCCTTATCACTGCACCGAATGACCGACTGGAAAATGATGGAGTTGTTTGAGCGAGAAGCAAAAATTCTCTCGCAACTTAATCATCCGGGTATTCCTGAATATTTAGGATATTTTCAAATAGAAACCCTCGAAGACCGTTATTTTTACATTGCCCAGCAACTAGCAGAAGGTAAGACACTGGCGGCGTTGGTGGAGAGTGGATGGCGCACAAGTGAAGATGAGGTGCGGCGCATTGCTATACAAATATTAGAAATTCTGGTTTATTTGCACTCCCTCAAACCTCCTGTAGTCCATCGAGATATCAAGCCGCAAAATATTATTCGCCGTGACAATGGGCAGGTATTTTTGGTGGATTTTGGGGCTGTGCAACATACCTATTACACAACTTTTATGCGTGGAAGTACAGTAGTAGGAACTTATGGTTACATGGCTCCCGAACAGTTTCGCGGACAAGCCGTACCTGCTACTGATTTGTATGCTTTAGGAGCAACTTTATTATTTCTTTTGACACACTGCTCTCCCGCAGATTTGCAAAGTGATGGGTTAAAAATTAATTTCCGTCCCCGCGTGCAGATTAGTGAAGAATTTGCCGATTGGCTAGAGAAAATGTTAGAGCCAGATACAGAAGATCGTTTCTCTTCGGCACAGGAAGCCTGGGAAGTATTGCAGGGTAAGCGAAAGCTGACTGTGAAATCGAATGTCTCTGTTCAGTGGAAAAAAATAGTTGGAGTTGCTGTTACTGCTGTTGCTGTTAGCGCCATTACTGCTATTACTCTGTTAAATTCCTACAAGGAGAATATCTTAAGCAGCATTGGATTTACGGATATAGCTGGCGAGACTGCACTGCATTTGGCAGTAGAAAAAGGCAACAAGCAAGTTGTAGAACGGTTGCTTTCCAAGGGTGCTAATGTTAATGCCAAGAACAGCGATGGCTACACTCCACTTCATTTGGCAGCAAAACGAGGACACAAGGATATAGTAGAACTACTGATTACCAAGGGTGCTGATGTCAATGCCAAGAACCACAATTACACTGTAACGGATTTGGCACTACAGCAAGACTTTGTACAACTGGAGATTGTTAGGAAGAGGGATGGCGAGACTCCACTGCATTGTGCAGTAAAAAGTGGTTACAGGGACATAGTAGAACTACTAATTGCTAAGGGTGCTGATGTCAATGCTAGGACTAACTATGAGAACAATACTCCACTGCATTTTGCAGCAGAAGGAGGCAATAGGGACATAGTAGAATTACTGATTGCTAAGGGTGCTGATGTCAATGCTAGGGCTGACTATGAGAACAATACTCCACTGCATTCAGCAGCAGAAAGAGGCGATAGGTACATAGTAGAACTACTGATTGCCAAGGGTGCTGATGTCAATGCCAAGACGAGGGATGGCAAAACTCCACTCCATTGGGCAGCAAGACGAGGTCACAGGGACATAGTAGAACTACTGATTGCTAAGGGTGCTGATGTCAATGCTAGGACTGACTATGAGAACAATACTCCACTGCATTGGGCAGTAAGACAAGGTCACAGGGACATAGTCAAACTACTGATTGCCACGGGTGCTGATGTCAATGCTAGGACTGACTATGAGAGGACTCCCGCACAACAAAGGGTAGAGTCTGAGAGACGGAAGCGTGAGATGAACGGTCTATAG
- a CDS encoding serine/threonine protein kinase codes for MELLHQAEEIINQRYRILRKLGQGGVGITYAAVDLESGKEVALKVLSLRRMSDWKKMELFEREAQILSQLNHPAIPRYLDYFQVDTNSDRSFYIAQQLAPGNSLATLVENGWLPDEEEVRQIAIQILEILIYLHSLTPPVIHRDIKPQNIIFTSDSKRLFLVDFGAVADTYHNTVTGGSTVIGTFGYMAPEQFRGQAFPSTDLYGLGTTLLFLLTGKSPSDLPQRKLKIDFRSDVNISKDFANWLEQMLEPVTADRFPSAEVALATLLGQIAFIPRRPKKSHLISIATENYLIVEIPPGCFYNNYSFPFLFFYLVVYGILGLISWIIFFDYNISSLFWLILFSLSPGIIILIIFITPQIIIVFTPQTLLLPVKLFKLLFYKPLSPIITLFLNSVSSTLLQIDQDYISLERWLLDCCIQRIKISKSDIISVGFKGMMHYKFSNILILYSLKSSEIEENKRFRFGAFLTQQEKEWLVWEIRNHL; via the coding sequence ATGGAACTATTGCACCAAGCCGAAGAAATTATCAATCAACGGTATCGCATTCTACGTAAATTGGGACAGGGTGGAGTCGGTATTACCTACGCAGCCGTTGACTTAGAAAGCGGTAAAGAAGTAGCGCTGAAAGTTTTATCATTGCGCCGCATGAGTGACTGGAAAAAGATGGAGTTGTTTGAAAGGGAAGCACAAATTCTTTCTCAACTCAACCATCCAGCAATTCCTCGCTACTTGGATTATTTTCAAGTAGATACTAACTCTGACCGTTCCTTTTATATAGCTCAACAATTAGCGCCTGGAAATTCTCTGGCAACGCTAGTAGAAAATGGCTGGCTTCCTGATGAAGAAGAAGTTAGACAAATAGCTATTCAAATATTGGAAATTTTGATTTATTTACACTCCCTAACACCGCCAGTTATTCATCGTGATATTAAGCCGCAAAATATTATTTTTACTTCTGATAGTAAGAGGTTATTCCTAGTAGATTTTGGAGCAGTAGCCGACACATATCATAATACTGTGACTGGCGGCAGTACAGTAATAGGAACTTTCGGCTACATGGCACCAGAACAGTTTCGCGGACAAGCTTTTCCATCTACTGATTTATATGGTTTGGGAACAACCCTACTGTTTTTGTTGACAGGAAAATCACCCTCTGATTTACCACAGCGTAAACTCAAAATTGATTTCCGTTCTGACGTTAATATTTCCAAAGATTTTGCAAACTGGTTAGAACAAATGTTAGAACCAGTCACTGCTGATCGTTTTCCTTCCGCAGAGGTAGCCTTAGCAACTTTATTAGGTCAAATAGCATTCATACCCCGGCGACCAAAGAAAAGTCATCTAATTTCGATCGCAACTGAGAATTATTTAATTGTCGAGATTCCACCAGGGTGCTTTTACAACAATTACAGTTTTCCATTTTTATTTTTTTATCTAGTTGTTTATGGGATTTTGGGGCTAATTTCTTGGATTATATTTTTTGATTATAATATTAGTTCCCTTTTCTGGCTTATATTATTCTCATTATCACCGGGGATTATTATATTAATAATATTTATTACTCCTCAAATAATAATAGTATTTACTCCTCAAACCCTTTTATTACCTGTAAAATTATTCAAGCTACTATTCTACAAACCTTTGTCTCCGATAATTACTTTATTTTTGAATTCTGTATCAAGTACCCTGCTGCAAATTGACCAGGACTATATCAGCCTAGAACGATGGTTACTTGATTGCTGTATTCAGCGAATCAAAATTTCCAAGTCAGATATTATTAGTGTGGGATTCAAGGGGATGATGCATTATAAATTTTCTAATATCCTAATTCTTTATTCTTTGAAATCCTCTGAAATTGAAGAAAATAAACGTTTTCGATTTGGTGCATTTTTGACGCAGCAAGAGAAAGAATGGCTGGTGTGGGAGATAAGGAACCATCTATAG
- a CDS encoding bifunctional serine/threonine-protein kinase/ABC transporter substrate-binding protein, giving the protein MAYCINPDCSQRENPDNCAVCENCKTPLILQNRYRIKHPLQIDRYRYTEVFEIEDLVNQNQPKVLKSLKEVTPDLLRLFEQEASILTSLQHPGLPAGEIIFPLVLNTGRQLRCLVMEKVEGEDLQNWLNHHQYVTSHKQALDWLKQLTQILQFVHENGYFHRDIKPSNIMLRPDGKLVLIDFGTARNLSQTIVNGKSITVIHSVGYTAPEQLDGQAVLQSDFYALGLTFIYLITGIDPASDRRQDLRHWYIYVKDQQTPQKFIDLIQAMTNYHPQKRPPTTQAILQKIQNIDKYSLVRWQKLLLSATCGVLLFVGAKWVYEVITLAPTCDYIQDDHLSCGEESLIPASYWGTNDQPPQTKQLAIEQYHSKNFSAAKDLFITAFNQESDPETLIYLNNAKIQMQFPAAKIRTIAVAVPLERRTTIGLETLRGAAQAQTEALKNGLPLRIIIADDSNRDDSKAGNDARKIAQKLVKYSDLLAVLGHNSSEATKQALPIYTKAGVVLVSATSTSNNLKSPFFFRTVPSDRIAGQKMATYVFSQLRQRKVAIFYSKGSEFAESLSRAFREAAKSFPGNVLDYQPAFNLASDRFNAKASLNQAKAQGATVIVVIPDAGVGLYNAIPNALEVIRSNVNHSWIVGGDSLYNSDLLKPNKGLSLEQIQRLALAIAWHPLNDINSSFVQQAQTLWKIDPTDISWRTVTSYDAVLVLSKALKTNSTRIGIQKTLAMPKFSVKGATGDIQFQGSDRYNGTIAIVAVRPKCNSSGFVFVASDRPLVCY; this is encoded by the coding sequence ATGGCATACTGCATCAATCCAGATTGTTCGCAACGAGAAAATCCTGATAATTGTGCAGTATGTGAAAACTGTAAAACGCCACTTATACTGCAAAACCGTTACCGAATTAAGCATCCTCTGCAAATTGATAGATATCGCTATACAGAAGTATTTGAAATTGAAGATTTAGTTAATCAGAATCAGCCGAAGGTTCTCAAGTCACTCAAGGAAGTTACGCCGGATTTACTACGATTATTTGAGCAAGAAGCATCAATCTTAACAAGTTTGCAGCATCCTGGTTTACCTGCTGGTGAAATAATATTTCCTCTAGTTTTGAATACAGGTCGCCAATTACGCTGTTTGGTAATGGAAAAAGTTGAGGGTGAAGATTTACAGAATTGGCTAAATCATCATCAATACGTAACATCCCATAAACAAGCATTAGATTGGCTAAAACAATTAACGCAGATTTTGCAATTTGTGCATGAAAATGGCTATTTTCATCGAGATATCAAGCCGTCAAATATTATGCTCCGCCCTGATGGAAAATTAGTTTTAATTGATTTTGGTACGGCGCGTAATTTGTCGCAAACTATTGTTAATGGTAAATCGATTACGGTAATTCATTCTGTTGGATATACTGCTCCTGAGCAACTTGATGGACAGGCTGTTCTTCAGTCAGATTTCTACGCTCTTGGTCTGACTTTTATCTATTTAATCACAGGTATTGATCCAGCTAGCGATCGCCGTCAAGATTTACGCCATTGGTATATATACGTTAAGGATCAACAAACCCCTCAAAAATTTATTGATTTGATTCAGGCGATGACGAATTATCATCCACAGAAACGTCCGCCAACAACTCAAGCAATTCTCCAAAAAATTCAGAACATTGATAAGTATTCATTGGTGCGATGGCAAAAATTATTACTGAGTGCCACTTGTGGTGTTTTGCTGTTCGTCGGTGCAAAATGGGTTTATGAGGTAATAACTCTGGCTCCGACTTGCGACTATATCCAAGACGATCATCTCAGTTGTGGTGAAGAAAGCCTAATTCCTGCAAGCTATTGGGGAACTAATGATCAGCCACCACAAACAAAGCAATTAGCTATTGAACAGTATCACAGCAAAAATTTTTCGGCAGCTAAGGATCTATTCATAACTGCTTTTAATCAGGAGTCAGATCCAGAAACTTTAATTTACCTCAACAACGCCAAAATTCAAATGCAATTTCCAGCAGCAAAGATTCGCACGATCGCTGTTGCAGTTCCCCTAGAACGTCGTACTACCATAGGTCTAGAAACACTCAGGGGTGCTGCTCAAGCTCAGACTGAGGCATTGAAAAACGGTCTACCCTTACGGATAATTATCGCTGATGATAGTAATCGTGACGATAGTAAAGCTGGAAATGATGCCCGCAAAATTGCCCAAAAGTTGGTGAAATATTCAGATTTACTGGCCGTTTTAGGTCATAACAGCAGCGAAGCGACCAAACAAGCCCTACCAATTTATACCAAAGCAGGGGTAGTTTTAGTTTCTGCAACCAGCACCTCAAATAATCTCAAAAGTCCTTTTTTCTTCCGTACTGTCCCTAGCGATCGCATCGCCGGCCAAAAAATGGCAACCTACGTGTTCTCCCAACTACGACAAAGGAAAGTTGCTATTTTTTACAGTAAGGGTAGCGAGTTTGCTGAATCTCTATCTAGGGCCTTTCGAGAAGCTGCTAAATCGTTTCCGGGTAATGTTCTTGACTACCAACCAGCCTTCAATCTCGCCAGCGATCGCTTTAATGCCAAAGCCTCATTAAATCAAGCAAAAGCCCAAGGTGCAACGGTGATTGTCGTCATCCCAGATGCAGGTGTAGGATTGTATAATGCGATTCCCAATGCCTTAGAAGTAATTCGGTCGAATGTCAACCATTCTTGGATTGTTGGGGGTGATAGTCTCTACAATTCTGACTTACTCAAACCAAATAAAGGTCTGTCGCTAGAGCAAATCCAGCGTCTGGCATTAGCGATCGCATGGCATCCCCTAAATGATATTAACTCCTCGTTTGTACAACAAGCTCAAACCCTCTGGAAAATCGATCCAACTGATATTTCCTGGCGAACCGTCACCAGCTACGACGCAGTATTGGTATTAAGCAAAGCCTTAAAGACAAATTCTACCCGCATCGGGATTCAAAAAACACTTGCAATGCCTAAATTTTCTGTTAAAGGCGCAACGGGAGACATTCAATTTCAGGGGAGCGATCGCTATAATGGCACAATTGCGATCGTTGCAGTGCGTCCCAAGTGTAATTCTAGTGGTTTTGTGTTTGTAGCGAGCGATCGGCCTCTGGTCTGTTATTAA
- a CDS encoding PEP-CTERM sorting domain-containing protein, producing MVAASVVTVIATTEKAGAISIYLGNGIDQPQIDSSFNFSQDGISLTATGVTNTGARNVYQSILGLGVSDTNNPIDIGTNQIGGTIRVGETLKLAFNQSVKLVSVTFSRVGNNDNFSLLVNGNQFVAADIPGGNILDIDVSKFSFNPSPTGNIFGFTVADNNDDYLVKSVEVEAVPEPITLAGMVMGSGFGGILFRKYKKGAKFSSKSSS from the coding sequence GTGGTTGCTGCTTCTGTGGTGACAGTAATTGCTACCACAGAAAAAGCAGGAGCTATCTCTATTTACTTGGGAAACGGTATTGATCAGCCTCAAATTGACTCAAGCTTTAACTTTAGTCAAGATGGGATTTCGCTGACAGCAACAGGAGTTACAAATACTGGTGCTAGAAATGTTTACCAAAGCATCTTGGGTTTGGGAGTCTCAGATACTAATAATCCTATCGATATAGGTACTAATCAGATTGGTGGAACAATAAGAGTTGGGGAAACACTCAAATTGGCTTTTAACCAATCAGTAAAACTTGTCTCTGTCACTTTTAGTCGTGTTGGTAATAATGACAACTTTAGCCTCTTAGTAAATGGGAACCAATTTGTTGCTGCCGATATTCCTGGCGGCAATATTTTAGATATTGACGTTAGTAAATTCAGCTTTAACCCTTCTCCAACAGGTAATATTTTCGGATTTACTGTTGCTGATAACAATGATGATTACCTAGTAAAAAGTGTTGAAGTTGAGGCTGTTCCTGAACCAATAACGCTTGCCGGAATGGTTATGGGATCTGGATTTGGAGGAATACTCTTTAGAAAGTACAAGAAAGGAGCAAAATTCTCTAGTAAATCGAGCAGTTAA
- the crtA gene encoding cyanoexosortase A produces the protein MIKIYSIAKSLKNAEFWLLGIGSSLIAINLTTVLRHEKFTSAYISFLFFLTIYFLVQEKRHNLNLESEIFSSCLGTLVIVLVFINSTFQINIGILSILPPLMSGFGVALLASGYQGLKQYRKELLILVFLTIRSFLVLLPYQIDISLLAAKLSTALLWYTGFQVNRSGVMINLPTGSIEVYPGCAGIDIIIDLLSLAVLFIFLFNLSLQQKIIVPIVAATLGFIVNGFRVALMAIFVAQGNKQAFYYWHQGDGSLIFSMIATLFFGCFCWFLLSRNERENQNTTDYSR, from the coding sequence ATGATAAAAATTTATTCTATTGCCAAATCACTGAAAAATGCCGAATTTTGGCTACTAGGAATAGGATCATCATTAATAGCAATTAACTTGACTACAGTATTAAGACATGAGAAATTTACAAGTGCTTATATAAGTTTTTTATTTTTTCTAACTATATATTTTTTAGTCCAAGAAAAACGTCATAACTTAAATTTAGAGAGTGAAATTTTCTCTAGTTGTTTAGGTACATTGGTGATTGTATTAGTATTTATTAACAGTACATTTCAAATAAATATTGGTATCCTATCCATATTACCACCTTTAATGTCTGGCTTTGGTGTTGCTCTGCTGGCTTCTGGCTATCAGGGACTAAAACAATACCGAAAAGAGTTGCTAATATTAGTTTTTCTGACTATACGCAGTTTTTTGGTATTGCTTCCCTATCAAATAGATATATCGCTTCTAGCTGCTAAATTATCTACAGCCCTTCTTTGGTATACAGGCTTTCAAGTCAATCGTTCTGGAGTGATGATAAATCTCCCAACAGGAAGTATAGAAGTGTATCCTGGCTGTGCTGGGATAGACATAATCATAGACTTATTAAGTTTAGCAGTACTATTTATTTTTCTATTCAACTTAAGTTTGCAGCAAAAAATCATTGTACCAATAGTAGCTGCAACATTAGGATTTATTGTTAATGGATTTAGGGTTGCCCTCATGGCTATCTTTGTAGCACAGGGCAATAAGCAAGCATTCTATTATTGGCATCAAGGTGATGGTTCCCTAATATTTTCCATGATTGCTACTCTATTTTTTGGTTGCTTTTGTTGGTTTTTACTCAGCAGAAATGAGCGAGAAAATCAAAATACTACAGATTACTCAAGGTGA